Proteins from a single region of Hydrogenimonas thermophila:
- a CDS encoding energy transducer TonB, which yields MAEKNRFVIFFIVLVIVSIIEASIIFYSNIEKPSQKSATNSKKVSIHICYAEPVTCKHHQQQEQNRVEKAKPKPEIKPKPKIKPKPKPKPKPKPKPKTKIKPKPVQKKVVKQPKPKEKKEQHKPVQKPQPKSVQSSPKICKPSAQKVDRAKMDAVKAAYLKEVRELIEFNKYYPRRAKRMHRSGVVEIEFTILKDGKVSNINILKECKYNILNRAAKRTLEKIGAFKPLPNAFESDSLTLRVPINYILKH from the coding sequence GTGGCTGAAAAAAATAGATTTGTTATTTTTTTTATTGTTTTAGTAATTGTTTCGATCATAGAAGCATCTATAATTTTTTATTCTAATATTGAAAAGCCATCGCAAAAAAGTGCAACAAACAGTAAAAAGGTATCTATTCATATTTGCTATGCTGAACCTGTAACTTGTAAACATCATCAGCAACAAGAGCAAAATAGAGTTGAAAAAGCTAAACCAAAACCAGAGATTAAACCAAAACCAAAAATAAAACCCAAGCCAAAACCAAAACCTAAGCCCAAACCAAAGCCGAAAACTAAAATAAAACCTAAACCTGTTCAAAAAAAAGTAGTTAAACAACCAAAACCTAAAGAGAAAAAAGAGCAGCATAAACCTGTACAAAAGCCTCAACCCAAAAGTGTTCAATCATCACCTAAAATATGTAAACCCTCTGCTCAAAAGGTAGATAGAGCAAAGATGGATGCAGTTAAAGCAGCCTATTTAAAAGAGGTTCGTGAATTAATTGAATTCAATAAGTACTATCCAAGAAGAGCAAAAAGAATGCATAGAAGCGGAGTTGTTGAGATAGAGTTTACAATACTAAAAGATGGAAAAGTTTCCAATATTAATATTTTAAAAGAGTGCAAATATAATATATTGAATAGAGCGGCAAAGAGGACATTAGAGAAGATTGGAGCATTTAAGCCATTGCCAAATGCTTTTGAGTCTGACTCTTTAACTCTTCGAGTTCCAATAAACTATATTTTGAAACATTAA
- a CDS encoding ExbD/TolR family protein — protein MKRRESLTLDMTPLVDVVFLLLIFFLVTSVFKKDELALMLNLPSSKEGSKVIDKKELIIELSKDEIAINKDILTFEEIDAKFATVKDKERPIVVRIDKDVRYERIIKLFDLLEKYGLHNLQLVKESGN, from the coding sequence ATGAAACGCAGAGAATCTTTAACTTTAGATATGACCCCTCTTGTAGATGTTGTTTTTCTGCTTCTAATATTTTTTTTAGTAACATCTGTTTTTAAAAAAGATGAATTGGCACTTATGCTAAACCTTCCAAGTTCAAAAGAGGGATCAAAGGTTATAGATAAAAAAGAGTTGATAATAGAGCTTAGCAAAGATGAGATAGCTATAAATAAAGATATTTTAACTTTTGAAGAGATAGATGCCAAGTTTGCAACAGTTAAAGATAAGGAGCGTCCAATTGTGGTGCGTATAGATAAAGATGTAAGGTATGAGCGTATCATTAAACTTTTTGATCTATTGGAGAAGTATGGATTGCATAATCTTCAGTTAGTTAAAGAATCAGGTAATTAA
- a CDS encoding TolC family protein, with the protein MKIGMRLISVSTILLSLFFIGCASYKPVQLPKILNDTNLSLPNRPEKWWEGFDDRELNSLLNEAITKNFDLLAAKSRISQAKETLAKINSSLYPSVDLSLSGSHSKESFENGTFVSNDISGSLQASYEVDLFGRLDALSKAGFHDYNRQKFDYETVYIALSSNLVTNWYDLAYSYESEKILKERIELARKEVALLKQRYERQRAKLVDFLSQQSSLKQMESDLEAVKYQKELYKNTLSALLGKSPLEFNLNTIPSLPEKMPKQIGSVSSEVLLKRPDIQAALESLKAQDRRVAATVSAQYPRFSISASVRQSDITLNNIFENWSSSIVASLLAPIYDAGSREADVKIATNKRRELIFNLKKLLVEAAVEVANAIKSIETKQKSYQIAKQQLLIAEKKEQSYRMHYLHGTEDFKRYLDAKLALKLAKDREVRSRLELIKAYISFYRATASGWN; encoded by the coding sequence ATGAAGATAGGAATGAGACTAATCTCTGTTTCAACCATTTTACTATCTCTATTTTTCATAGGTTGTGCCTCATATAAACCTGTTCAACTTCCAAAAATTCTTAATGATACCAATCTATCACTGCCAAACAGACCTGAAAAGTGGTGGGAAGGGTTTGATGATAGAGAGTTAAACTCTCTTTTAAATGAGGCTATTACAAAAAATTTTGATCTTCTTGCAGCCAAAAGCAGAATTTCTCAAGCAAAAGAGACACTTGCAAAAATTAATTCATCACTCTATCCATCTGTTGATTTATCACTTAGTGGCTCACACTCCAAAGAGAGTTTTGAAAATGGTACCTTTGTATCCAACGACATTTCAGGCTCTTTGCAGGCAAGCTATGAAGTTGATCTTTTTGGACGATTAGATGCGCTGAGCAAAGCAGGTTTTCACGACTATAACAGGCAAAAATTTGACTATGAAACAGTGTATATTGCACTATCGTCAAATCTTGTAACAAACTGGTATGATTTAGCGTATAGTTATGAGAGTGAAAAGATTTTAAAAGAGCGTATAGAGTTGGCAAGAAAAGAGGTGGCTCTTCTTAAACAGAGGTATGAAAGACAAAGAGCTAAACTGGTAGATTTTTTGTCTCAGCAAAGCAGTTTAAAACAGATGGAGTCAGACTTAGAAGCAGTTAAGTACCAAAAAGAGCTATATAAAAACACTCTATCAGCACTTTTAGGTAAATCACCGTTAGAGTTTAATCTAAACACAATTCCATCTTTACCTGAAAAAATGCCTAAACAGATAGGTTCTGTCTCATCTGAAGTGTTGCTGAAGCGTCCAGATATTCAAGCAGCTCTTGAGTCTTTAAAAGCTCAAGATAGAAGAGTTGCGGCAACAGTTTCAGCTCAATACCCACGATTTTCAATAAGTGCTTCGGTTAGGCAAAGTGATATAACTTTAAATAACATTTTTGAAAACTGGTCTTCATCTATTGTAGCATCTTTACTTGCACCAATTTATGATGCCGGAAGTAGAGAAGCAGATGTGAAGATAGCAACAAATAAAAGAAGAGAGCTGATTTTTAATCTAAAAAAGCTTTTAGTAGAAGCAGCTGTAGAGGTTGCAAATGCTATAAAATCTATTGAGACAAAGCAGAAAAGCTACCAGATAGCTAAACAACAACTTTTAATAGCAGAAAAAAAAGAGCAGAGTTACCGTATGCATTACTTGCACGGAACAGAGGATTTTAAACGATATTTAGATGCAAAACTGGCTTTAAAGTTAGCTAAAGATAGAGAAGTCAGAAGTAGGTTGGAGTTGATAAAGGCATATATATCTTTTTACCGTGCTACAGCTTCAGGATGGAATTAG
- a CDS encoding MotA/TolQ/ExbB proton channel family protein: MGLIEYIEAGGVIMKILLVMNTIGIALMVTKVIQILIYNKKAEQHADEILSEFSSIASKDKDTIIILIKELLQSRLKRLEKGLPTVKNIATTATLFGLLGTVVGVLMAFEGIAKVGMGNAQVFANGISMALVTTVGGLIVAIIHTVGYNYIMAYLDSVEANLEEVILSKILGSNQ, from the coding sequence GTGGGATTAATAGAGTATATAGAAGCCGGTGGAGTAATAATGAAAATTTTATTGGTTATGAATACTATCGGCATTGCTCTTATGGTAACTAAAGTTATACAGATTTTAATCTATAATAAAAAAGCAGAACAGCATGCAGATGAGATTTTAAGTGAATTTTCATCAATAGCATCAAAAGATAAAGATACTATAATCATTCTCATAAAAGAGCTTTTACAAAGTCGTCTTAAAAGACTTGAAAAAGGTTTGCCTACTGTAAAAAACATAGCTACAACTGCTACCCTTTTTGGTCTTCTTGGGACAGTTGTCGGCGTATTGATGGCTTTTGAAGGTATAGCAAAGGTTGGAATGGGTAACGCGCAAGTTTTTGCAAATGGTATCTCTATGGCTTTGGTTACAACAGTTGGAGGATTAATTGTAGCTATCATTCATACGGTAGGGTATAACTACATTATGGCTTATTTGGATAGTGTCGAAGCAAATCTTGAAGAAGTGATTTTATCAAAAATTTTGGGCTCCAACCAATGA
- a CDS encoding flagellin A, whose amino-acid sequence MSFRINTNIAALNAHANGVANNRALNTSLERLSSGLRINKAADDASGMAIADSLRAQASALGQAIKNANDGIAIIQTADKAMDEQIKILDTIKTKATQAAQDGQTEETRKALQQDIVRLMEELDNIAGTTSFNGQQLLSGQYTNKEFQIGAYSNTTVKASIGATSSDKIGNTRFETGSLISADAEVTLTFVAVDGGHDVKIESVVISNSAGTGMGVLAEAINKNSDKTGVRASWSVQSTGVSAVASGTLSDLTINGVSIGTIEVDANDKNGALVNAINLLKDKTGVEASIDERGHLNLTSVDGRGIVVSASSGLSAVGFGTDQTEVNYGRLTLVRLDARDIVVSGGTNIGFDGSNESEETINLRSIKGGFTSSQAEAMGFVANDNIAYQVSGGVNAGVTTLKGAMAVIDIAESAQKLLDKIRSDLGSVQNQLVSTVNNISVTQVNVKSAESQIRDVDFAEESANFNKHNLLAQSGSYAMSQANAVQQNVMKLLQ is encoded by the coding sequence ATGAGTTTTCGGATCAATACAAACATAGCGGCTCTCAATGCTCACGCAAACGGAGTAGCAAATAACCGCGCACTCAATACATCGTTGGAGCGATTGAGTTCTGGTCTTCGCATCAATAAAGCTGCAGACGATGCATCGGGAATGGCTATTGCTGACTCATTAAGAGCTCAAGCAAGTGCTTTGGGGCAGGCTATTAAAAATGCAAATGATGGTATTGCCATTATCCAAACAGCTGATAAAGCTATGGATGAACAGATAAAAATTCTAGATACCATTAAAACCAAAGCTACTCAAGCAGCTCAGGATGGTCAAACTGAAGAGACCAGAAAAGCTCTACAACAAGATATTGTTAGATTGATGGAAGAGCTTGACAATATTGCAGGCACTACATCATTTAACGGTCAACAGTTGCTTTCTGGACAATATACAAACAAAGAGTTCCAAATAGGTGCTTACTCTAATACTACTGTTAAAGCATCAATTGGTGCTACAAGCTCTGATAAAATTGGTAATACCAGATTTGAAACAGGTTCATTAATTTCAGCAGATGCTGAAGTTACACTTACCTTTGTGGCTGTTGATGGTGGTCATGATGTTAAGATTGAAAGTGTTGTAATCAGTAATAGTGCTGGTACGGGTATGGGTGTTTTAGCTGAAGCTATTAATAAAAACTCAGATAAAACTGGTGTTAGAGCTTCTTGGTCAGTACAATCAACTGGTGTCTCTGCCGTTGCATCTGGTACTCTTAGTGATTTAACAATCAATGGTGTCTCAATTGGAACAATTGAGGTTGATGCAAATGATAAAAACGGTGCATTAGTGAATGCTATTAATTTATTAAAAGATAAAACTGGTGTTGAAGCATCAATTGATGAGCGTGGACACCTTAATCTAACCAGTGTTGATGGTCGTGGTATTGTTGTTTCTGCATCATCAGGTCTATCTGCAGTAGGATTTGGAACTGACCAAACTGAAGTTAACTATGGACGATTAACTTTAGTACGACTTGATGCACGAGATATTGTTGTTAGTGGTGGAACTAATATTGGATTTGATGGTAGTAACGAATCAGAAGAGACAATCAATTTACGTTCTATCAAAGGTGGTTTCACATCTTCACAAGCAGAAGCAATGGGCTTTGTAGCTAATGATAATATAGCTTATCAAGTTTCAGGTGGTGTTAATGCCGGTGTTACTACTCTAAAAGGTGCTATGGCTGTTATTGATATAGCTGAATCTGCTCAAAAACTTCTTGATAAAATCAGAAGTGATCTTGGTTCTGTTCAAAATCAGCTTGTTTCAACTGTTAACAATATATCTGTTACTCAAGTTAATGTTAAATCTGCAGAGAGTCAAATTAGAGATGTTGACTTTGCAGAAGAGAGTGCAAACTTCAACAAACATAACCTTCTAGCACAATCTGGAAGTTATGCTATGAGTCAGGCTAATGCTGTTCAGCAAAATGTTATGAAACTATTACAATAA